The Prevotella melaninogenica genome has a segment encoding these proteins:
- a CDS encoding translocation/assembly module TamB domain-containing protein: MKKLRTIIRWVIWTIAGLYITTIVLLHIPAVQGFLAQKVGDVTGNKLGTEVHVGRIDLGFINRFVLDDILIYDQSHKKMLSASRVGARVDIWHLLRTGEINISSAQLFGLRAELYKTSKDAKPNFQFILDSLASKDTTSHTPLHLSINSLVIRHGSIKYDCLDVPTTANRLNLNHINVSEISSYLILNKLDDTSVWADLRALAFKEASGLEVKQLAFELKANQQQATLRDFIFDGTNSKIALKELFTTYKFNNKNLDFNTLCYTIKDFKAAIKPSDFAPILPELKPLTTNYTATVDAEGTSQSVLVKHLNVSDQTLSTQIKAKGWVRNIQKSPVWDFTFSPLKVSKNTLQTITKVTHKPLPKPLSNIGSIYYRGTFAHNMGKYIAKGLLNTDAGNVQLATVIHGKNIQGTVSTTELNLAKVLDNNDFGKLSTNIKVEGNTDLSYIAAKGDVSSFYYKGYTYKNIHLDGIYKNDIFTGKAAINDPNGKLNVDGKAANIMAFMQHKGKLSTDISIIADAVNLHKLQLTEALGNRTISFTSKIKGQGASLNDIIGNLDVSNFAMTGEGQNIILNQVSIKTNNGLLGKSLDAETDFGELHLAGQYDYNQLPQSIRRILGHYIPSLFPPTPRFNMGIGKANYAFTLRLNDTKFINSLLNTNIVSSHAIRLAGLVRERQNEIDLHVNAPDVIYSGHQIKNLVLNIKSEPQGLQTSISGERKGETGPHILINAQGLIANNTVNSNISFRIPGLSTIYGNVNSIASFSRRHGDLETRLHLNPSEINFDSIALQVQPSDISYHQNNLTIDHFELSNHDQHIIANGQTSGNQSDSILVRFKDVNVPYILNLVDFQSVKFAGTASGTASIKSFFHHPQMQAKLEVQDFQFEDGDMGTLFAEANYNDKEGKINIDAYADPGDGTRTDIQGYVDIKKSYINLPIFANNTHLYFLKSFCGSFMDKIQVQGNGWCKVVGPLSAINLEGDMQVHGSVYVKPTGVTYKMRDARVRIIPNEIIFGNDTITDSQGHIGIVTGGLHHKNLSHLTFDINILARNLLAYNFPKKQGKDSFWGVVYGTGKCNIKGEPGSTTMNIDMEPEKNTYITYDASSTNDASTSNFIRWINVPKDSTGVLIPEAADTLSFAAKPAPKKASDIVKFRDIPSDLHINFLVHSNPNLTLGVLLDDATGDNIRLNGSGMIRASYYNKGAFQLFGNYNVDYGQYNLTIQNIIKKQFIFQPGSTIAFGGDPFNAALNLKANYIINSVPLGDLGMGKSFTSNNTKVNCLLNIEGTPSAPTVSFGLDLPTLSPDAQQMIRSILNSEQELNQQVLYLLAVGRFYPQSKNNNPARDSESPSRASLAMQSLLSGTISQQINTVLSNVVKDNNWNFGANIATGNEGFDNAEYEGLLSGSMLNNRLLFNGQFGYRDNVAKDKSSFIGDFDIRYLLFPSGNVAFRVYNQTNDRYFTRNSLTTQGIGLILKKDFNRLSDIFGSRKKKTKKQKQKH, encoded by the coding sequence TTGAAGAAACTTAGAACAATTATACGATGGGTTATATGGACCATAGCGGGTCTTTATATAACCACAATCGTACTGCTGCACATACCAGCAGTACAGGGTTTCCTTGCCCAAAAAGTAGGCGACGTAACGGGCAACAAATTGGGTACAGAAGTACACGTAGGACGCATTGATTTAGGCTTTATCAATCGCTTCGTATTAGACGATATTCTCATCTATGACCAAAGTCACAAGAAGATGTTATCGGCATCACGTGTAGGAGCAAGGGTCGATATCTGGCATCTCTTACGTACAGGTGAGATTAATATCTCCTCTGCACAGCTTTTTGGTTTGCGGGCAGAACTATACAAAACAAGCAAGGATGCCAAACCTAACTTCCAATTTATATTGGATTCATTGGCATCTAAGGATACCACAAGTCACACCCCTTTACACTTGTCTATTAATAGTCTTGTGATTCGACATGGCAGCATTAAATACGATTGTTTAGATGTACCTACCACGGCTAACAGACTGAATCTGAACCATATCAACGTAAGTGAAATCTCGTCTTATCTCATTCTTAATAAGTTGGACGACACGAGTGTGTGGGCTGACCTTAGGGCATTGGCTTTCAAAGAAGCATCAGGCTTAGAGGTGAAGCAGTTGGCTTTTGAATTAAAAGCTAATCAGCAGCAAGCCACATTACGTGACTTTATCTTCGATGGAACTAACAGTAAGATTGCGCTAAAGGAGTTATTTACGACCTACAAGTTCAATAACAAGAATTTGGATTTCAACACCTTATGCTACACTATCAAGGACTTCAAAGCCGCAATAAAGCCTTCCGACTTTGCCCCTATCCTCCCCGAATTAAAGCCATTGACGACCAACTATACTGCTACAGTTGATGCAGAAGGTACAAGTCAATCTGTGTTGGTAAAACATCTTAATGTCTCTGACCAAACTCTTTCAACCCAAATTAAGGCAAAAGGATGGGTAAGAAACATCCAAAAGAGTCCTGTTTGGGACTTTACTTTCAGTCCACTGAAGGTTAGCAAAAACACCCTTCAAACCATCACCAAGGTTACGCATAAACCCCTCCCTAAGCCATTGAGTAACATTGGCAGTATCTACTATCGTGGTACCTTCGCACATAACATGGGGAAATACATAGCAAAGGGACTGTTAAACACAGATGCTGGCAACGTTCAGTTGGCTACTGTTATTCACGGAAAGAACATCCAAGGAACGGTTAGCACTACCGAATTGAATCTTGCGAAAGTACTTGACAATAACGACTTTGGCAAGTTAAGCACGAATATCAAGGTGGAAGGTAATACCGACCTATCCTATATCGCCGCAAAGGGAGACGTTTCCTCCTTCTATTATAAGGGCTATACCTATAAGAATATCCATCTTGACGGAATCTATAAGAACGATATTTTCACAGGTAAGGCAGCAATTAACGACCCTAATGGAAAGCTGAATGTTGACGGAAAAGCTGCCAACATAATGGCTTTCATGCAACACAAAGGAAAACTGTCTACCGACATCTCAATCATTGCTGATGCCGTCAACTTACACAAACTTCAGCTAACAGAGGCGTTGGGCAATAGAACAATCTCCTTTACTTCTAAGATTAAAGGACAGGGTGCAAGCTTGAATGATATCATAGGAAACCTTGATGTCAGCAACTTTGCTATGACTGGAGAAGGTCAGAACATTATCCTTAACCAGGTAAGTATCAAGACAAACAACGGACTCTTGGGTAAGTCGCTTGACGCAGAGACTGACTTTGGTGAGCTACACCTCGCTGGACAGTACGATTATAACCAACTCCCACAAAGCATAAGACGTATCTTAGGGCATTATATCCCAAGCCTTTTCCCACCAACTCCACGCTTTAACATGGGTATTGGCAAGGCAAACTACGCTTTCACTTTGCGCCTAAATGACACAAAGTTTATCAATAGTTTGCTGAATACTAATATTGTTTCTTCACATGCTATAAGGCTCGCAGGACTTGTAAGGGAACGCCAGAACGAAATAGACTTACACGTCAATGCGCCTGATGTAATCTACTCAGGACACCAGATAAAGAATCTCGTCTTGAATATTAAGAGTGAGCCACAAGGCTTGCAGACCAGTATTTCTGGTGAACGAAAGGGAGAAACAGGACCGCATATCCTTATCAATGCACAGGGATTGATTGCAAACAATACGGTTAATTCCAACATTTCTTTCCGTATACCGGGACTTTCTACTATATACGGAAATGTCAATAGCATTGCCTCTTTCTCACGTCGTCATGGCGACTTGGAGACTCGCTTGCACCTCAACCCATCGGAAATCAACTTTGATTCTATTGCGTTACAAGTGCAACCTTCCGATATCTCTTATCATCAGAACAATCTTACCATCGACCATTTTGAACTTTCCAACCACGACCAGCATATCATTGCTAATGGTCAGACGTCTGGAAATCAAAGCGATTCTATCCTTGTAAGATTCAAGGATGTCAATGTTCCATATATTCTTAACCTTGTTGACTTCCAAAGCGTTAAGTTTGCTGGTACGGCTTCTGGTACAGCTTCTATCAAGTCGTTCTTCCATCATCCACAGATGCAAGCGAAACTGGAGGTGCAAGACTTCCAATTTGAAGATGGAGATATGGGTACGCTCTTTGCGGAAGCAAACTATAATGACAAAGAAGGCAAGATTAATATCGACGCCTATGCTGACCCTGGTGATGGCACACGAACAGACATCCAAGGCTATGTGGACATTAAGAAAAGCTATATCAACCTCCCTATCTTTGCCAATAACACGCATCTCTACTTCCTAAAGAGTTTCTGTGGCTCTTTCATGGACAAGATTCAAGTGCAAGGAAACGGCTGGTGTAAAGTCGTCGGACCCCTTAGTGCCATCAATCTTGAAGGTGACATGCAAGTGCATGGAAGCGTATATGTAAAGCCAACAGGTGTTACCTATAAGATGCGCGACGCACGGGTTCGCATCATTCCAAACGAAATTATCTTTGGAAATGACACCATTACTGACTCACAAGGACATATCGGTATCGTTACAGGTGGATTACATCACAAGAATCTTAGCCACCTCACTTTCGACATCAATATCCTTGCAAGAAACCTCTTAGCCTATAACTTCCCTAAGAAACAAGGGAAAGACTCGTTCTGGGGTGTAGTATATGGAACTGGCAAATGTAATATAAAAGGTGAACCGGGTTCAACAACAATGAACATTGATATGGAACCGGAAAAGAACACCTATATAACTTATGATGCCTCTTCGACCAATGATGCAAGTACAAGTAACTTCATTCGCTGGATTAACGTACCAAAGGATAGCACTGGAGTTTTAATCCCTGAGGCTGCGGACACACTCAGTTTTGCGGCAAAACCAGCTCCTAAGAAGGCATCAGATATCGTCAAATTCAGAGACATACCGAGCGACCTACACATCAACTTCCTCGTACATTCAAATCCAAATCTTACGCTTGGTGTCTTACTTGATGATGCCACTGGCGACAATATCCGTCTGAATGGTTCGGGTATGATTCGTGCGTCCTATTATAATAAGGGAGCCTTCCAACTCTTTGGAAACTATAACGTAGACTACGGACAGTACAACCTCACGATTCAGAATATTATCAAGAAGCAGTTTATCTTCCAGCCGGGTTCAACGATTGCCTTCGGTGGCGATCCGTTCAATGCTGCGTTGAATCTTAAAGCCAACTATATCATCAATTCTGTTCCTTTGGGCGACCTTGGAATGGGTAAGTCCTTCACATCCAATAACACAAAGGTTAACTGCTTGCTGAACATCGAAGGAACGCCAAGCGCACCGACCGTTTCTTTCGGTCTCGACCTCCCAACGCTCTCGCCCGATGCACAACAGATGATACGCTCTATCCTCAACTCTGAGCAAGAGCTTAACCAGCAAGTACTCTATCTTTTAGCAGTCGGACGCTTCTATCCACAGAGCAAGAATAACAATCCAGCACGAGATAGTGAATCGCCAAGTCGTGCATCTCTTGCTATGCAGAGTCTACTCTCTGGTACGATTTCACAACAAATCAACACCGTGTTGTCCAATGTTGTGAAGGATAACAACTGGAACTTCGGTGCCAATATTGCGACAGGTAATGAAGGTTTCGACAATGCAGAATACGAAGGACTACTCTCAGGAAGCATGCTTAACAACCGTCTGCTCTTCAACGGACAGTTTGGTTATCGAGACAATGTAGCCAAGGACAAATCATCCTTCATAGGCGACTTCGACATTCGTTACCTCCTCTTCCCAAGCGGTAACGTAGCCTTCCGTGTCTATAACCAAACCAACGACCGTTACTTCACACGTAACTCTCTGACAACGCAGGGTATAGGCTTGATTCTGAAGAAAGACTTCAACAGATTGAGCGATATTTTCGGAAGTAGAAAGAAAAAAACAAAAAAACAGAAGCAAAAGCACTAA
- the rpsA gene encoding 30S ribosomal protein S1 encodes MTNFKDVQNVQPLADFNWDEFENGAHAEASKNELTKAYDETLNKIQEHQVVEGTVISVDKKEVVVNIGYKSDGIIPASEFRYNPELKAGDKVEVYVENQEDKRGQLVLSHKKARLQKSWENINKALENDEVIQGYIKSRTKGGMIVDVFGIEAFLPGSQIDVHPIRDYDVFVGKTMEFKVVKINQEFRNVVVSHKALIEAELEAQRKEIISHLEKGQILEGTVKNITSYGVFVDLGGVDGLVHITDLSWGRVSDPHEVVALDQKINVVILDFDEEKKRIALGLKQLTQHPWDSLDPNLKVGDHVKGKVVVMADYGAFVEIQPGVEGLIHVSEMSWSQHLRSAQEFMKVGDEVEAVILTLDRDERKMSLGIKQLKEDPWEAIEVKYPVGSKHIAKVRNFTNFGIFVELEEGVDGLIHISDLSWTKKVKHPSEFTSQGSEIEVVVLEIDKENRRLSLGHKQLESNPWDEYEAIYTPGSIHEGKITESMDKGAVITLSEGGEGFATPKHLVKQDGTQAQLGEVLPFMVIEFVKDTKRIILSHSRTFEEVKEEPRRQRPAAQSKPKNDAAAINNVAAGTSLGDLGVLADLKKKMEGGK; translated from the coding sequence ATGACAAATTTCAAAGACGTCCAGAATGTACAGCCTTTAGCTGACTTCAACTGGGATGAGTTCGAGAACGGCGCACACGCTGAGGCAAGTAAGAACGAACTTACTAAGGCTTATGACGAAACTCTTAACAAGATCCAGGAACACCAGGTAGTTGAAGGTACTGTTATTTCAGTTGACAAGAAGGAAGTAGTTGTTAACATCGGCTACAAGAGCGATGGTATCATCCCTGCTTCTGAATTCCGTTACAACCCAGAGCTCAAGGCTGGTGACAAGGTAGAGGTTTATGTTGAGAACCAGGAGGACAAGCGCGGTCAGCTCGTTCTTTCTCACAAGAAGGCTCGCCTCCAGAAGAGCTGGGAGAATATCAACAAGGCACTGGAGAACGACGAGGTTATCCAGGGTTACATCAAGAGCCGCACTAAGGGTGGTATGATTGTTGACGTATTCGGTATCGAGGCATTCCTTCCAGGCAGCCAGATTGACGTTCATCCTATACGCGACTACGACGTATTCGTTGGTAAGACAATGGAGTTCAAGGTTGTTAAGATTAACCAGGAGTTCCGTAACGTAGTCGTTTCACACAAGGCACTCATCGAGGCTGAGCTCGAGGCACAGCGTAAGGAGATTATCTCTCACCTTGAGAAGGGTCAGATCCTCGAGGGTACTGTTAAGAACATCACATCTTACGGTGTATTCGTTGACCTCGGTGGTGTTGACGGACTCGTACATATCACTGACCTCTCTTGGGGTCGCGTAAGCGATCCACATGAGGTTGTTGCTCTCGACCAGAAGATTAACGTTGTTATCCTCGACTTCGATGAGGAGAAGAAGCGTATCGCTCTTGGTCTCAAGCAGCTCACTCAGCACCCTTGGGATTCTTTGGATCCTAACCTTAAGGTTGGCGACCACGTTAAGGGTAAGGTAGTTGTTATGGCTGACTACGGTGCATTTGTAGAGATTCAGCCAGGCGTAGAGGGCTTGATCCACGTTTCAGAGATGAGCTGGAGCCAGCACTTGCGTTCTGCACAGGAGTTCATGAAGGTTGGTGACGAGGTTGAGGCAGTTATCCTCACACTCGACCGCGACGAGCGTAAGATGTCTCTCGGTATCAAGCAGCTCAAGGAAGACCCATGGGAGGCTATCGAGGTTAAGTATCCAGTAGGCTCTAAGCACATCGCAAAGGTTCGTAACTTCACTAACTTCGGTATCTTCGTAGAGCTCGAGGAAGGTGTTGACGGTCTTATCCACATCAGCGACCTCTCTTGGACTAAGAAGGTTAAGCACCCATCTGAGTTCACTTCACAGGGTTCTGAGATTGAGGTTGTTGTTCTCGAAATCGATAAGGAGAATCGTCGCTTGAGCCTCGGCCACAAGCAGCTCGAGTCTAATCCTTGGGATGAGTACGAGGCAATCTACACTCCAGGTTCAATCCACGAGGGTAAGATTACCGAGTCTATGGACAAGGGCGCTGTTATCACTCTCAGCGAGGGTGGTGAGGGCTTCGCTACTCCAAAGCACCTTGTTAAGCAGGACGGCACACAGGCACAGCTTGGTGAGGTTCTCCCATTCATGGTAATCGAGTTCGTTAAGGACACTAAGCGTATCATCCTTTCTCACTCTCGTACATTCGAGGAGGTTAAGGAAGAGCCACGTCGCCAGCGTCCAGCAGCTCAGAGCAAGCCAAAGAATGACGCAGCTGCTATCAACAACGTTGCTGCTGGTACATCTCTCGGTGACCTCGGTGTTCTCGCTGACTTGAAGAAGAAGATGGAGGGTGGCAAGTAA
- a CDS encoding F0F1 ATP synthase subunit gamma yields the protein MASLKEIKTRIASVQSTRKITSAMKMVASSKLHHAQNAIESMLPYAAMLEHILKAFLVSTPDTDTPFDEQRPVKRVALLVFSSNSSLCGGFNANVIKLMQHTIDEYHAQGLTDKDIVIYPVGRKVYESAKKRGYTCVYPYPLLADKPNFEECRNIAMELSQKWLKGEFDKVEIIYHHFKSAGSQILQRKNFLPIDLEEEVNADSTRDLSSNIATKAAQEYLKRKGQSGTQKSNNEAVVPLNDNFIIEPDLRTVLTTLVPKLLNNMVYTALLDSNASEHAARMVAMQTATDNADDLLRGLNLQYNKSRQAAITSELLDIVGGTVNN from the coding sequence ATGGCATCCTTAAAGGAAATCAAGACTCGTATAGCCAGTGTTCAGAGTACTCGTAAGATTACGAGTGCGATGAAGATGGTTGCGTCGAGTAAGTTACACCATGCCCAGAATGCCATCGAGAGTATGCTTCCATACGCGGCTATGCTCGAACACATTCTCAAGGCTTTCCTTGTCTCTACGCCCGATACGGATACTCCGTTCGACGAGCAGAGACCGGTGAAACGTGTTGCCTTACTCGTGTTCTCCTCAAACAGTTCTCTCTGTGGTGGATTCAATGCGAATGTCATCAAGCTGATGCAGCATACGATAGACGAATATCATGCGCAGGGCTTGACCGACAAGGATATTGTCATCTATCCTGTAGGACGTAAGGTGTATGAATCAGCAAAAAAGCGTGGGTATACCTGTGTATATCCTTATCCGTTGCTTGCTGATAAACCAAATTTTGAGGAGTGTCGCAATATTGCCATGGAGTTAAGCCAGAAATGGTTGAAGGGCGAGTTTGATAAGGTGGAGATTATCTACCATCATTTCAAGAGTGCAGGAAGCCAGATTCTCCAACGTAAGAATTTCCTTCCAATTGACCTTGAGGAAGAAGTCAATGCCGACTCTACGCGCGATCTTTCATCAAATATCGCAACGAAGGCTGCACAGGAATATCTCAAGAGGAAAGGACAGTCTGGAACACAGAAGTCTAATAATGAGGCTGTTGTTCCTCTGAATGATAACTTCATCATTGAGCCAGACCTGCGCACAGTCTTGACAACATTGGTACCGAAACTGCTGAATAACATGGTTTATACTGCTCTTCTTGACAGTAATGCCTCTGAACATGCAGCGCGAATGGTTGCCATGCAGACCGCAACAGATAATGCTGACGACCTGCTTCGTGGACTCAACTTGCAGTATAACAAGTCGCGTCAGGCAGCCATTACGTCTGAGTTGCTCGATATTGTTGGCGGTACGGTAAATAACTAA
- the atpA gene encoding F0F1 ATP synthase subunit alpha codes for MSDKIKPSEVSEILLKELQGINSEEKFDEVGSVLTVSDGVARVYGLRNAEANELLEFENGTMAIVMNLEEDNVGCVLLGPTEGIKEGQSVKRTHRIASIRVNDNFLGRVVNPLGEAIDGKGEIDLTDSFEMPLDRKAPGVIYRQPVKEPLQTGLKAVDSMIPIGRGQRELIIGDRQTGKTAIAVDAIINQKSFYEQGNPVYCIYVAIGQKASTVATLVQNLKERGALPYTIIVSATAADPAAMQYYAPFAGAAIGEYFRDRGYSALVIYDDLSKQAVAYREVSLILRRPSGREAYPGDVFYLHSRLLERAARINNQQEIAEKMNDLPECMKGHVKGGGSLTALPIIETQAGDVSAYIPTNVISITDGQIYLESDLFNQGFRPAINVGISVSRVGGSAQVKSMKKVAGTLKIDMAQYRELEAFSKFSSDMDKVTAMTLDRGRKNNQLLIQPQYSPMPVGEQIAILYCGVHGLMRDVPVDQVRQCQDQFLETMRTTHADVISDLAAGNLEETSIKVIEEVMGNIAGQYK; via the coding sequence ATGTCAGATAAAATTAAACCAAGTGAGGTGTCTGAGATTCTTTTGAAAGAACTTCAAGGCATCAACTCTGAGGAGAAGTTTGATGAAGTCGGTAGCGTACTGACCGTCAGCGACGGTGTAGCACGTGTCTATGGTCTTCGCAATGCTGAAGCCAACGAGTTGCTTGAATTTGAGAATGGCACCATGGCTATTGTCATGAACTTGGAGGAAGACAATGTAGGTTGTGTCCTTCTTGGTCCTACTGAAGGTATCAAGGAGGGACAGAGCGTGAAGCGTACACACCGTATTGCCTCTATCCGTGTCAATGACAACTTCTTGGGACGTGTAGTCAATCCGCTTGGAGAGGCTATCGATGGTAAGGGTGAAATCGACTTGACTGACTCTTTCGAAATGCCATTGGACCGTAAGGCGCCAGGTGTTATCTATCGTCAGCCAGTGAAGGAACCACTCCAGACGGGTCTGAAGGCTGTTGACTCAATGATTCCTATCGGTCGTGGTCAGCGTGAGCTTATCATTGGTGACCGCCAGACAGGTAAGACAGCCATTGCCGTTGATGCTATCATCAATCAGAAGAGCTTCTACGAGCAGGGTAATCCTGTTTATTGTATCTATGTTGCCATCGGTCAGAAAGCTTCTACCGTTGCTACATTGGTGCAGAACCTCAAGGAGCGTGGCGCATTACCTTATACAATTATCGTAAGTGCTACAGCGGCTGATCCTGCTGCGATGCAGTATTATGCTCCATTTGCCGGTGCTGCCATTGGTGAGTACTTCCGCGATCGTGGCTACTCAGCCCTCGTTATCTACGATGACTTGTCAAAGCAGGCTGTTGCCTATCGTGAGGTATCATTGATTCTCCGTCGTCCTTCAGGTCGTGAGGCTTACCCTGGTGACGTCTTCTATCTTCACTCTCGTCTGCTTGAGCGTGCTGCACGTATCAACAACCAGCAGGAGATTGCAGAGAAGATGAACGACCTCCCAGAGTGTATGAAGGGCCATGTAAAGGGTGGTGGTTCGCTTACGGCGTTGCCTATCATTGAGACACAGGCAGGTGACGTGTCAGCCTACATCCCTACTAACGTGATTTCCATTACCGACGGTCAGATTTATCTTGAGTCAGACCTCTTCAATCAGGGCTTCCGTCCAGCTATTAACGTAGGTATCTCCGTATCTCGTGTGGGTGGTTCAGCGCAGGTTAAGAGTATGAAGAAGGTAGCTGGTACGTTGAAGATTGATATGGCACAGTATCGTGAGTTGGAGGCATTCTCTAAGTTCTCATCAGATATGGACAAGGTTACAGCGATGACCCTCGACCGTGGACGTAAGAACAACCAGTTACTTATCCAGCCACAGTACAGTCCAATGCCTGTGGGTGAGCAGATTGCTATCCTCTACTGCGGTGTACACGGCTTGATGCGCGACGTACCTGTTGATCAGGTTCGCCAGTGTCAGGACCAGTTCCTTGAGACCATGCGCACTACTCATGCCGACGTCATCAGCGATTTGGCTGCTGGTAACCTCGAAGAAACTTCTATCAAGGTAATCGAAGAAGTCATGGGCAATATTGCCGGACAATATAAATAA
- a CDS encoding F0F1 ATP synthase subunit delta, with amino-acid sequence MNIGVISVRYARALLKSACEQGIEDKVYAIMQTLAQNYLQVPELRMTIESPMLPKDKKRKLLEVACGDDCPELVGNFLSLVLKGDREELLQLMANDYVALYRKQKNIIRGKVITASPVSSQTEDKMKALVQSRAQGTVEFNTEVDPSLIGGFILEYDTYRMDASVKSKLNAILTQLKK; translated from the coding sequence ATGAATATAGGTGTAATATCGGTTCGCTATGCTCGTGCGCTGTTGAAGTCTGCCTGTGAGCAAGGTATCGAGGACAAGGTGTATGCTATCATGCAAACACTTGCCCAGAATTACCTTCAGGTGCCCGAACTCCGCATGACGATTGAAAGCCCGATGCTTCCGAAGGACAAGAAGCGCAAGCTATTGGAAGTAGCCTGTGGCGACGATTGTCCGGAGCTTGTTGGTAACTTCCTTTCCCTTGTCTTGAAGGGAGATAGAGAGGAGTTGCTACAGCTTATGGCGAATGACTATGTCGCTCTGTATCGTAAGCAGAAGAACATCATTCGCGGAAAGGTCATCACAGCCTCGCCTGTCTCTTCCCAGACGGAAGACAAGATGAAAGCACTGGTACAATCCAGAGCACAGGGAACCGTTGAGTTCAACACTGAGGTTGACCCTTCACTCATAGGTGGCTTTATTCTTGAGTACGATACTTACAGAATGGACGCCAGCGTGAAGAGCAAACTGAATGCTATCCTCACACAATTAAAAAAGTAA
- the atpF gene encoding F0F1 ATP synthase subunit B, protein MSLLLPDSGLLFWMTLVFLVVFFILWKWGFPSIIKMVNERKEYIDESLAKAEEANLRLANIQKQGEELLMEAREKQAQILREASETRDTIVGQAQEKAHDESARILSEAKAEIESQKQAAIRDIRSQVAELSVQIAEKILHKELATSAEQTQLINSLLDEVASSNGTESK, encoded by the coding sequence ATGTCATTATTATTGCCAGATAGTGGCTTACTCTTTTGGATGACCCTCGTCTTCTTAGTGGTCTTCTTCATCTTATGGAAGTGGGGATTCCCTTCTATCATCAAGATGGTGAACGAGCGCAAGGAGTATATCGATGAGAGTCTTGCAAAGGCAGAAGAAGCCAACTTGAGGCTTGCCAACATTCAGAAACAAGGTGAGGAGCTGCTTATGGAGGCACGTGAGAAACAGGCGCAAATCCTTAGAGAGGCGTCTGAGACACGTGACACCATAGTCGGACAGGCACAGGAGAAAGCACACGACGAGAGTGCTCGCATCCTTTCTGAAGCCAAGGCAGAGATTGAAAGTCAGAAGCAGGCTGCCATCCGCGACATTCGTTCGCAGGTTGCAGAGCTTTCTGTGCAGATTGCTGAGAAGATTCTGCATAAGGAACTGGCTACTTCTGCCGAGCAAACTCAGCTTATCAACAGCTTATTGGATGAAGTTGCTTCTTCTAACGGAACAGAAAGTAAATAA
- the atpE gene encoding ATP synthase F0 subunit C, with protein MLTSLLLAAETAKLGAAIGAGIAAVGAGLGIGRIGGQAMDAMARQPEKIGELRSAMIIAAALVEGVAFFAAIIALLCVF; from the coding sequence ATGTTGACATCATTGTTATTAGCAGCAGAAACTGCAAAGTTAGGCGCCGCTATCGGTGCAGGTATCGCAGCCGTAGGCGCAGGTCTTGGTATTGGTCGTATCGGTGGTCAGGCTATGGACGCTATGGCTCGCCAGCCAGAGAAGATCGGTGAGCTTCGTTCTGCTATGATTATTGCAGCCGCATTGGTTGAGGGTGTTGCCTTCTTCGCTGCAATTATCGCTCTCCTCTGTGTATTCTAA